In the genome of bacterium, the window AGAATCTTCATGTTCCACCGTGTAGGGGCGAACCTTGTGTTCGCCCTACTCGCGCGCCCCCCATAACGAAAGGACCGCCATCCGCACCGGAATCCCGTGATGAACCTGATCGAGGATGACCGTCCGCGCCCCGCCTCCCGTCCGCCCGTCCGCCACGTCCGGGTCGATCTCGACGCCGCGGTTGATCGGGCCCGGGTGCATGATGAGGGCCTCCGGTTTCATCCGGGCGTGCCTCTCCTTGGTCAGCCCGTAAAACCGCGTGTATTCGGCGAGCGAGGGGAAATTGAGCTTCTCCTGCCTCTCCTTCTGGATCCGGAGGAGCATGACGACGTCGGCCCCCGGCAATTCGCGGTCGAAGTCCGTCCCCACCCGGGCGCCGAAGGATTCGAGCCCCGGCGGCAGAAGCGTCGCCGGCCCCACGCACGTCACGCGCGCCCCGAGCTTCCGGAAGGCGAAGAGGTTCGAGCGCGCCACGCGGCTGTAGGCCAGGTCGCCCACGATGAGGACGTTCAGTCCCTTCAAGTCCCCGTAGTCGGTGATTTTGAGCGTTTCGCAGACGGTGAAGACGTCCAAAAGCGCCTGGGTGGGGTGCTCGTGGGACCCGTCGCCGGCGTTGATGACGGAGGCCTTCGTGTGGCGCGCGATGAGGCCAGGAGCCCCGCTCGACCCGTGGCGGACGATGAGCAGCCTGGGTCCCATGGCCTCCAGGTTTTCCACCATGTCCTGAAGGCTTTCGCCCTTGGTGAGGCTGGAGGCCTGAGGGGTCATCGTCAGGAGGTCGGCGGACAGGCGCCGCGCCGCCAATTCGAAGGACGCCCGGGTGCGCGTGGAGGGCTCGAAGAAGAGATTGATGACGGCCTTACCCTTGAGATCATCCAGCTTTTGCGGGGAAGACGCGAGACGCGCCTTCATCCGGGACGCCGTCTCGAGGACCTCGACGATCTGCTCCCTCTTGAGATCCTTGATGCCGAGGAGGTCCTTGTTCTTCGGAGGCAAAAAAAAACCCCGCCGTGGCGGGGTTTGTGAAGGAATCTCTGTCTTTTTCTTCGCGATCATTGGGGCGTCTTCTTCGCGAAATTATCCTCGCCTGTCAAGGAGAATGCAACTACTGAATCCATTTCCCAAACCGGTCCCATCGAATCCAGCGGCCTATGTTCGCGAGACCTTGGCGGATCTCGTCGTAGTCGAGGGAGAGCCAGACGAACATGGCGCGGCCCTTGACGTTCTCCATGGGGACGAAGCCCCATTCGCGGGAATCGGAGGAGTTGTCCCGGTTGTCCCCCATCACGAAGAGGTGGCCGGCGGGGACCTCGAACTCGGACTCGGCGTAGGACGGCCTCTCGTCAAACTGGACCAGGTGGTTCACGTCCCCCACTTTCTCCACGAAATAGGCATAGGACTCCCAACGGGGAAACGCGGGGATCTCATGCCCGTTCACCTGGTCGGCCACCGCCTCCGGAATGATCGTGAGAAAACGGTCGCCGTTGGAGGCGCGGACCTCGACCGGCTGCCTTGCCAACGCCAACCCGTTGACCGTCACCTCGTCGCCGTGGATCGCAATGCGGTCCCCCGGGAGCCCGATGGCCCGTTTGATGAAGTCCTTGCTCTCGTCCAAGGGGTACATGAAGACGATGGCTTCCCCCCGCTTGGGCTCGCTGAAGGTCACGATCCTCTTCTTGGTGAACGGAATGCGCAACCCGTAGACGAACTTGTTCACGAAGATGTGGTCGCCGATCATGAGGGTCGGGATCATCGACCCCGACGGGATCTTGAAGGCCTCGATGCCGAAGGAGCGGATGACGAAGGCGACGAGGAAGGCGGTCAGGATCGCCTCCCCATATTCGCGAATCCAATGCTTTTTCCTGATCGTTTC includes:
- a CDS encoding aspartate carbamoyltransferase catalytic subunit, whose amino-acid sequence is MPPKNKDLLGIKDLKREQIVEVLETASRMKARLASSPQKLDDLKGKAVINLFFEPSTRTRASFELAARRLSADLLTMTPQASSLTKGESLQDMVENLEAMGPRLLIVRHGSSGAPGLIARHTKASVINAGDGSHEHPTQALLDVFTVCETLKITDYGDLKGLNVLIVGDLAYSRVARSNLFAFRKLGARVTCVGPATLLPPGLESFGARVGTDFDRELPGADVVMLLRIQKERQEKLNFPSLAEYTRFYGLTKERHARMKPEALIMHPGPINRGVEIDPDVADGRTGGGARTVILDQVHHGIPVRMAVLSLWGARE
- the lepB gene encoding signal peptidase I; this translates as ETIRKKHWIREYGEAILTAFLVAFVIRSFGIEAFKIPSGSMIPTLMIGDHIFVNKFVYGLRIPFTKKRIVTFSEPKRGEAIVFMYPLDESKDFIKRAIGLPGDRIAIHGDEVTVNGLALARQPVEVRASNGDRFLTIIPEAVADQVNGHEIPAFPRWESYAYFVEKVGDVNHLVQFDERPSYAESEFEVPAGHLFVMGDNRDNSSDSREWGFVPMENVKGRAMFVWLSLDYDEIRQGLANIGRWIRWDRFGKWIQ